The Thioalkalivibrio nitratireducens DSM 14787 DNA segment CAAGGACGACGAAGGCTACGTGCTGGGAGCGGTCGCGTTCGAGATCCTGTCCGGCGAGGCGATCGTGATCGAGGCGAAGACCACGCTGATTGCAACCGGCGGTGCCGGGCAGATTTTCCGCACCAACACCAACTCGCTCAGCAATACCGGCGACGGTATGGCGATGGCGCTACGCGCCGGGGTGCCGCTGGAGGACATGGAGTTCGTGCAGTTCCATCCCACCGGCATCGCCGGACGCGGCATGCTGATTACCGAGGGCGCGCGCGGGGAAGGGGGATCCCTGATCAACAGCGAGGGCGAGCGGTTCATGGAGCACTATGCCCCGAACGCGAAGGATCTCGCATCGCGCGATGTCGTGAGCCGCGCGATCGCGGTCGAGGTGCGCGAGGGCCGCGGCTGTGGCCGGAACAAGGACCACGTGCTGCTCGACGTGCGCCCCCTCGGCGCCGACACGATCCTGAAAAAGCTCCCGGGAATCCGGGAGATGAGCATCACTTTCCTCGGCATCGACCCGATCGAGGCACCGATCCCGGTGTTTCCGACCTGCCACTACAGCATGGGCGGCATCCCCACCAACCGCGACGGTCAGGTCGTCGTTCCGGTCAGGGACACCCCCGAGGATCCGGTGCCGGGCCTGTATGCGGCAGGCGAGGTCGCTTGTGTCTCGGTGCACGGGGCGAACCGGCTCGGCGGCAATTCGCTGCTGGACATCCTGGTGTTCGGGCGTACGGCGGCCAACCACATCCTCGCCTACCTGGACGAGAACCACTATCACCGTCCGCTGAACCGGCCGTCGGTCGACCGGGCGCTCGAGCGGCTCGCGCGCTGGGACCGCAGGGGCGATGGGGAGGCGGTGGAGCCGCTGCGGCGCGAGCTGCGCAAGGTGATGGAAGACCATTGCGGCGTGTTCCGCACCGCGGAGGTGATGCAGGAGGGGGTGGCCCGGCTGCAGGACCTGCGCGAGCGGATCGACCGGGCCGTGATTCGGGATCACACGCAGACATTCAATACCGCGCGGGTCGAGGCGCTCGAACTCGAGAACCTCTGGGACTGCGCGATCGCGACCCTGCGCTCCGCGCTGGGCCGCGAGGAGAGCCGCGGCGCCCACAGCCGGGTCGATTTCCCCGAGCGCGACGACCAGCGCTGGTTGAAGCACTCGCTGTATGTGCGCGACGGCGACGTGCTGGACTACAAGCCGGTGCGCACGCAGCCGGTGACGGTCGAGTCCTTTCCGCCGAAGCAGCGGGTGTACTGAGATCCAGCGACCACCGAACAGGCCCACCGACCTCGAAGGCGCCGACCATGGAATTCTCGATCTACCGTTTCAACCCGGACACCGACCGCGAACCGCGGATGCAGGCGTTCACGCTGGCCGAAGACCGGGTCGAACCGGGGATGATGCTGCTGGACGCGCTGATCCTGCTGAAGGAACAGGACGACAGCCTCGGCTTCCGCCGTTCCTGCCAGCACGGCGTTTGTGGCAGCGACGGCATGAACATCAACGGCAGCAACGGGCTGGCGTGCATCACGCCGCTGGCAGGGCTGAAGACGCCGGTGGTGCTGCGGCCGTTTCCCGGGATGCCGGTGATCCGCGATCTGATCGTCGACATGGACAACTTCTACCAGCAGTACCGCGAGGCCGAGCCCTGGCTCATCAACCATTCCCCGGAGCCCGAGGTCGAGCGCCCCCAGAGCCCGGAAGACCGCGACCGGCTCGACGGCCTGTACGAATGCATCCTCTGCGGCTGTTGCTCGGCTTCCTGCCCGTCGTACTGGTGGAACCCGGACCGGTTCCTGGGGCCGGCCGCGCTGCTCCAGGCGGCGCGTTTCATCCACGACTCGCGCGACCAGGCGACCGAGCACCGGCTCCAGCGGCTCGACGACGCGTATCGCCTGTACCGTTGCCACAGCATCATGAACTGCACGCAGGTCTGCCCGAAGGGCCTGAACCCGTCGAAGGCGATCGGCGACATCCGCCGGACGATGATCAAGCGCTCGCTGTGATGCAGGCTGCACCATGCCCACGGCCATGGCTCCTGACCATCGCGCACCACAAAAAGGCGAGCCATGGAGGCACGGGAACGCATTGAACACACATCAATGTCCATTTCTCCCGTGTCTTTCCGTGGCGGATTCTCACGCGAAATTTCATGGTGCCGGGCCACCCCAGGCGATCAGAATCTCCCTCCCCCGCTTGCGGGGGAGGGTTGGGGTGGGGGTGCGGCGCCGATCCTGGCCCTCACCCCCGGCCTCTCCCGCAAGCGGGAGGAGGAGGATTCGGTGCGCACTGCGCGCGACTTTCACGCTACTGCGGACCGGGGGGCGGGTGTGAGACCGGATGCGCGTACGCGCTGGCGCTGTCGCCGCGGCATGCTCGAGAACGATTTGCTGCTGGGGCGGTTTCTGGATCATGGATACGACCAGCTCGACCAGGAGGGTCGCGATGCTTTCGAACGCCTGCTCGGATACCCAGACGACGTGCTGCTCCAGGTGGTCCTGGGTCGGCAGGAAACGGTCGACCCGGGGATAGCGCGGCTTGTCCCGATCATCCGCGCCGCCGCTGCGACTCGGGCTGAAGACTGACCGTATCCTGCCGGCGTTGGGAGTTGCCGGCCTGCTGCTGCTCGCAGCCGGCGTGCTAGCGTACGCGTTTCGGTACAGCAATCTGCCGGTTGCGCTCGGACTGGGAGCGCTCGCCGCCGTCGCCGGCGCCTGGACCCGGGTGCAGCGCGCACCGCACTGGGACTGGCTGGGCTGCGATGCGCAGGGACAATGGTGGCTCGCCACGCGCGCGGGGCTGCGGCACGAGGAGCGCGTGCCGATCCGCGTCTGCTCCGGCAGCCGCGTGTTTTTCTGGCTGGTGGTTCTGGTCTACCGCCCGGCCGGCGGGGGCGGCACCCAGGCCCTGTGGCTGCCCTGGTGGCGGCTGGCGCCCGACGATTTCCGGCGTCTCCGGGTTCGGCTGCGCTGGGGGTTGGTGCTCGAAGAGAAACCGCGCGCGCTGAACCGGCTTCGCGCGGGGGCATCCCGGGCGGTTGCTATACTCGGCGCGAACACCCGATTCGGAGAGCCGCGCATGAATGCACCGCGAGAGATGCCGGCGGTGGAACACCTGCTGAGCGATGATCCGGCGCATGTCTACAGTGAGGACGAACTCGACGCGATCGAGGCAATCGACGCGGAACTTGCGCTGCGGCTGGATCGCGCCCAGACCTTTGCCCGGCACCAGGCAACCGAGGTGCCCGTGGACGATCCGATCGACGAGGCGGCGGTACGCCAGGCCGTGGAGGAGGCGCGCCGCATCCTGATGCAGGACGGCGGCGACATCGAATATATCGGCCTGGAGGGACGCACCGTGCAGGTGCGGCTGAAGGGCGCCTGCGTTGGCTGCCCGCGCTCGGCGCTGGACCTGCGCAACGTAGTCGAACGGCTGGTGCGCTCGCGCGCGCCGGGCGTGGAGCGGGTCGCCAACACCTTCTGACCCCAGCCGGACCGTGGCGTCCTCGCGATTATCCTCGACCGCTTGCGGGAAAGCGAACGATTACGGGGATCCGTAGCCGGGATGCGGTCTGCGCGGTCGCGTCTGCCGCCACGATCGCCGCTGCACCGGCTTCCACCCGGCCCGGCACCTACCCCGTCAGGTAACCACGTCCGGGCGATCCTTGCCCGTGCAGCCGGTGATGTCGGCGATCTGCTCGGCGAGCTCGATCAGCGGCGCCAGCGCGTACTGGCTGTCCTGATCGAGCTGCTCCGGGCGCGTCTCGTGCCGTTCGAGATAGACCCGCAGCGTCGCTCCGTGGGTGCCGGTGCCGGAGAGGCGGTATACCAGGCGGGCGTCGTCCTCGAACAGGAAGCGCAGACCCTGGCCCGTGCTGATGCTGCCGTCGACCGGGTCGGTGTAGCCGAAATCGTCGGCCGCGCGGATCCGCAGTGCGCCGAATTCCTGCCCCGGAAGCTCCGGCAGCGCGCTGCGCACCCGTTCCATCAGCGCCTCGGCGCGATCGCTGTCGATCTCCTCGTAATCGTGGCGGCTGTAATAGTGGCGGCCGAACCGGCGCCAGTGGTCGCGCACGATCTCGGATACGGATTCTCCCCGGGCTGCGATCAGGTTCAGCCAGAACAGCACCGCCCAGAGGCCGTCCTTCTCGCGTACATGGTCGGAGCTGGTGCCGAAGCTTTCCTCGCCGCAAAGCGTGATGCGCCCGTCGTCGAGCAGGTTGCCGAAGAATTTCCAGCCGGTCGGCGTTTCGTAGCAGGGGATGCCCAGCGATTGCGCCACCGCGTCGACCGCCTGGCTGGTCGGCATGCTCCGGGCGACGCCCCGGAGCCCGTCGCGATAGGCCGGAACCAGGCGGGCATTGGCCGCCAGCACCGCCAGGCTGTCGCTGGGGCTGACGAAGAACCCGCGGCCCAGGATCATGTTGCGGTCGCCGTCCCCGTCGGACGCGGCGCCGAAATCCGGAGCTTCGCGCCCGAACATCAGCTCCGCGAGTTCGCGCGCGTGGGTCAGGTTCGGATCGGGATGCCGCCCACCGAAATCGGCCAGCGGCTCGGGCCGCATCACCGTGCCCTGAGGTGCTCCCAGACGCTCCTCGAGGATCTCGCGGGCGTAGGGTCCGGTCACCGCGTGCATCGCATCGAAACGCATCTGGAACCGTCCGGACTGCAGCAATGCTCGCATCGCGTCGAAATCGAACAGCGACTCCATCAGGTCGGCATAGTCAGCAACCGGGTCGACGATCTCGATCTCCATCTCGCCCAGCTGCGTGTGCCCGACATGATCGATATCGACGTGGGGCGACTGGGCGATCCGGTAGTGCTGGATCTCACGGCTCGCGGCGTAAATCGCGTTGGTGACCGATTCGGGCGCGGGTCCGCCGTTGGCGACGTTGAACTTGATGCCGAAGTCACCGCCGGGCCCACCGGGATTGTGGCTGGCCGAAAGGACGATGCCGCCCGCCGCGCCCCGTTTCCGGATCAGGTGACTGACCGCCGGGGTGGAAAGAATGCCCGCTCGGCCGACAGTAACCTTGCGGATCTCGTTGGCCAGAGCGATGCGCAGGATGATCTGGATCGCCTCGCGGTTGAAGAAGCGGCCGTCGCCTCCGAGGATCAGCTCGGCCCCGCGTAGGCCCGGCTGGCTGTCGAAGATGCACTGGACGAAATTCTCGAGGTAATGCGCTTTCCGGAAGTGCGCGACCTGCTTGCGCAATCCCGAGGTGCCGGGCTTCTGATCGTGGTATGGGTGGGTCGATACGACGCTGATTTCCATGTTCGGTTGAAGTCCCTTGCCTGAGCGGGGGCGCACGGAACGTGCTGTGCGTGAAGGTAGCAGAAACGGGGTCGGGTGTCTGCGCATCGACCCCACGCCGGCCAGTGACCCGATGACCACCAAGGGCTCTGTGTGCTTGAACGCGGACGACGCAGTACACTGCCGCGCATGTTTCCAGGATATGCCACAGCGGTTCAGCTGCACCCAGGCGCCGGCGACTTCGCCGCGCTGATGGAATTGTACGAGAACAACTACCTTCGACTGCGCCGGCTGTGCCCCGATCTCGGCGGTATCGAGGACGGGCAGGTGTCGGTGGTGGAAGGCGCCTCGGACCTGCACTTGGCGATCCTGGAACGGACGCCGTACACGACGTTGCTGCGGCTGACCTACGAGTTCGGATCCGGCGGGCGGATCAGCCGGCAGCCGGATCTGCGCATTCGCATGTTCCATGACGCCCGCCAGGCCGAAGTCGTCGGTCGCTACTGCCGGCGGCGGGGAGAGGGCGAAGTGCGGCTGGACGCGGCCGCGGGGATACCGGGGCTTGCCTGCCGCTGGCGGCACAATCGCTTCCTGTTCAAGTGGCTGGGATTCTGTCTGGCGCAGGGACATCGTTTCGGCAGTTCGGAGGCCACCACCGTCGCGACCGGCGCGCTGGACTCCCTCAGCTGAGAGCCCGGGCCACACGCTCCGCACCCGCAGTGGTCGCGCTCGCAGATGATGGCCAGCGGTGCTACGCGCTCCCACGCCCGGGCCCTGCCGGGCGCGTCGCGGCATCCTTGCCGTGACTAACAGGTAACCCCGATCAGCCCGGACACCGGATTGCCCCCGGGCGTGGCGCCGGGTCCGGCGGCCGTCAGCGTTCGAGGTACTTCAGCTTGTCGGGCTTGCCGTCCCACTCCTCGGCGTCGGGCGGCGGATCCTTGCGAGTCGTGATCACTGGCCAGGTGCGCGCCAGCTCCGCGTTCAGTTCGATGAATTCCTCCTGGCCCTCCGGGACATCATCCTCCGGCACGATCGCCTCTGCCGGGCATTCCGGCTCGCACAGGGTGCAGTCGATGCACTCGTCGGGATCGATCACCAGGAAGTTGGGACCCTCGTGAAAGCAGTCCACCGGACAGACTTCCACGCAATCGGTGTACTTGCACTTGATGCAGTTCTCTAGAACGACATAGGTCATCGGGTTCTCCGTGCTTCGGGTGGCCAATCGCGTACCTTGCGTCGCGCATTCTAACGCCACACGCAAGCCCGGATGCCAGCGCCTGTGCACGCAGTGGGTGCTGGCATCCCCGTCCCGGTGTCGGGGCTACCCGCAGCGTGTCCGCCAACGAGTCCTGGAGCGCGGCCGGCCGTGTCGTGGACCTATACCAGTTCGCGCAGAGGCGTAGGGCGGAAGAGGCCGAAGGCCGTCATCCGCCATTCCCACGCCGGGGTTGCCGCGGGCGCGCAGGGGCGCTCCGAACGCAGCACGGCGGATGACGCTGCGCTCTTCCGCCCTACACGTCGCCCCGAGAGAAGCCGTGCGGTTTCACGTTAACAGTTCGCGCAGACGGTAGAGCGCGTCCAGCGCTTCGCGCGGGGTCAACCGGTCCGGATCCAGCGCTTCGAGCGCCTCGACCACGGCGTCTGCCGGCCCGGGCTCGGCGATCGCGGGCGACGGGGCGAACAACGCGAGCTGGGTCGGGTCGGCCGCCGCCAGTGCCCTGGATTCCAGCTCCGCGAGGTGCTGGCGGGCGCGCTTGAGCACCGACGCGGGTACCCCGGCGAGGGCCGCCACCTGCAGGCCATAGCTCTGGTTCGCCGGTCCCTCCTGAACCTGATGCAGGAAGACCACCGTGTCGCGGTGCTCGATCGCATCGGTGTGCACGTTCGCCACACCGCGCTCGCGCTCGGCGAGCGTCGTGAGCTCGAAGTAATGCGTCGCGAACAGTGTCATCGACCGATTCTGCCGGGCCAGGCGCTCGGCGCATGCCAGCGCCAGCGCGAGGCCGTCGAAGGTGCTGGTGCCGCGGCCGATCTCGTCCATCAGGACCAGGCTTTCCGGCCCGGCGTTGTTCAGGATGTTGGCCGCCTCGGTCATTTCCACCATGAAAGTGGAGCGACCGGAGGTTAGATCGTCGGAGGCGCCGATCCGGGTGAAGATGCGGTCCACCGGCCCGATCCGCGCGGCCCGGGCAGGCACGAAACTGCCGATGCAGGCCAGGATCACGATCAGCGCGGCTTGGCGCATGTAGGTCGACTTGCCGCCCATGTTGGGTCCGGTGATCACCAGCAGACGCCGCGACTCCGGATCCAGCCGCAGGTCGTTGGGTACGAACGGGTCTTGCCGTGCCGACTCCACCACCGGGTGTCGCCCCGCTTCGATCACGATGCCCGGCTCGTCGCTGATCTCGGGACAGACCCAGTCCCGGCGCACGGCATTCTCGGCGAGCGCACAGAACGCGTCGAGTTCAGCGAGCGCATCGGCAACAGCGCGCAGCGAATCGATCTCCCGCTGCAGATCCTCGAGCAGCCGTTCGTACAACTCGCGTTCCAGGCTCAGCGCGCGATCCCGGGCCGAGAGGATCTCGTCCTCGAACTGCTTGAGTTCCTCGGTGGTGTAGCGTTCGGCGTTCTTCAGCGTCTGGCGCCGCATGAAGCGTGCCGGTACCCGTTCGGACAGACTGCGCGGCACCTCGATGTAGTAGCCGTGGACGCGGTTGTACGCCACTTTCATCTGGGCGAGGCCCGTCGCCTCGCGCTCCCGCGCCTCGATCGCACGCAGAAAGCGGTCGGCGTCTGCCTGCATGCCGCGCAGGCGATCCAGTTCCGGGTCGAACCCAGGGCGGATGACCCCGCCGTCGCTGACCCGTAGTGGCGGCTGTTCCTCCAGCGCCCGGCGCAGCAACTCCGCAAGCGCCGCCCGCGGCTGCAGCCGTTCGCGGATCCCGTTCAGCACCGACGGCGGCAGATCCCCCGGTAAGGTCTGATGCAGTGCGGGCAGGCGTTCGAGACTGACCAGAAGCGCGACCAGATCGCGCGGGCGCGCCGTGCTGAGCGCGATGCGGCTGACGATGCGTTCGCAGTCGGCGACCCCTGCCAGCAGCTGGCGCAGGTCCCGGTACCCGCCGCCGTCGATGAGTTCGCGCACCACCGCGTGCCGTTCGCGGATCCGCGCGCGTTCCCGCAACGGCTGGCCCAGCCAGCGCCCGAGCAGTCGTGCCCCCATAGCGGTGCGCGTGCAGTCCAGGAGTGCAAGCAGACTGCCGGTGCGCTGCCCGGAGAGGGTGCGGGTCAGTTCGAGATTCTGGCGCGTGGCGGGGTCCATCTCCACCGTGGCCGCGCGCGATTCGCGGCTCAGCCCGGTGATGTGGCCCAGCTCGCCGCGGTAGCGTGTCTGCACGTAGGCGAGCAGGGCACCAGCCGCTGCCAGCGCCAGTGGCAGGTCGTCGCAGCCAAATCCGGCAAGATCCCGGGTCCGGAAATGCGCGGTCAGCACGCGGGTTGCGGAGACCGGGTCGAAATGCCACTCCGGCAGCGTCTGGCTGCCGGGAACCCGATCGGCGAAACCTTCGGGAACCAGGCATTCCACCGGGCTCAGCCGAGCCAGTTCGGCCTGTAATGCCGCCTCGTCCGCAACCTCCAGCACGCTGAAGTGCCCGCTGGCGAACTCCAGGATCGCAACACCCGCGGGTCCGAAGCACCCCTCTGCAGGGTGGGGGCTTACGGCGACGATGAGATTGAGCTCGCGCGCGTCCAGCAGCGCCTCTTCCGCGAGGGTACCCGGAGTCACGATCCGGACGACCTCTCGCTGCATGGGTCCCTTGCCAGCCCCCGGTTCCCCGGTCTGCTCGCAGATGGCGACCGCGAGTCCCTTTTTCATCAGTCGCGCGAGGTAGCTTTCCAGGGTGTGCACCGGAATCCCAGCCATCGGGATCGGCCGTCCGGCGGATTCGCCGCGCCGGGTCAGAGTGATGTCCAGCAGTTCCGATGCCCGCTGGGCGTCCTCGTAGAACAACTCGTAGAAATCGCCCATGCGGTACAGCAGCAGCGTATCCGGATACTCTGCCTTGATGCGCAGGTACTGCTGCATCATCGGGGTGTGGGCGGTCAAAGGATCTGGATCGGTCACGTCGGGGCTCGCCTGTGAACGCGCGCGGGCGCGCTGCGCGGCCCGCGCCTGGTCGCTGTCACGCCGCGGTGCGGCGGTTCGTCGCCGGGTCAGGTGCCCGCCATGGCGCC contains these protein-coding regions:
- the sdhA gene encoding succinate dehydrogenase flavoprotein subunit, producing MKLNARKFDALIIGAGGAGLRAALQLSNADARVAVVSKVFPTRSHTVAAQGGVNAALANVLPDSWHWHMFDTIKGSDYLGDQDAIEYMCRAAPKVVYELEHFGVPFSRLDDGGIYQRAFGGQSQHFGKEQAARTCAAADRTGHAIIHSLYQQNLRARTHFFDEYFAIDLIKDDEGYVLGAVAFEILSGEAIVIEAKTTLIATGGAGQIFRTNTNSLSNTGDGMAMALRAGVPLEDMEFVQFHPTGIAGRGMLITEGARGEGGSLINSEGERFMEHYAPNAKDLASRDVVSRAIAVEVREGRGCGRNKDHVLLDVRPLGADTILKKLPGIREMSITFLGIDPIEAPIPVFPTCHYSMGGIPTNRDGQVVVPVRDTPEDPVPGLYAAGEVACVSVHGANRLGGNSLLDILVFGRTAANHILAYLDENHYHRPLNRPSVDRALERLARWDRRGDGEAVEPLRRELRKVMEDHCGVFRTAEVMQEGVARLQDLRERIDRAVIRDHTQTFNTARVEALELENLWDCAIATLRSALGREESRGAHSRVDFPERDDQRWLKHSLYVRDGDVLDYKPVRTQPVTVESFPPKQRVY
- a CDS encoding succinate dehydrogenase iron-sulfur subunit → MEFSIYRFNPDTDREPRMQAFTLAEDRVEPGMMLLDALILLKEQDDSLGFRRSCQHGVCGSDGMNINGSNGLACITPLAGLKTPVVLRPFPGMPVIRDLIVDMDNFYQQYREAEPWLINHSPEPEVERPQSPEDRDRLDGLYECILCGCCSASCPSYWWNPDRFLGPAALLQAARFIHDSRDQATEHRLQRLDDAYRLYRCHSIMNCTQVCPKGLNPSKAIGDIRRTMIKRSL
- a CDS encoding succinate dehydrogenase assembly factor 2; this encodes MRPDARTRWRCRRGMLENDLLLGRFLDHGYDQLDQEGRDAFERLLGYPDDVLLQVVLGRQETVDPGIARLVPIIRAAAATRAED
- a CDS encoding NifU family protein, with amino-acid sequence MSRSSAPPLRLGLKTDRILPALGVAGLLLLAAGVLAYAFRYSNLPVALGLGALAAVAGAWTRVQRAPHWDWLGCDAQGQWWLATRAGLRHEERVPIRVCSGSRVFFWLVVLVYRPAGGGGTQALWLPWWRLAPDDFRRLRVRLRWGLVLEEKPRALNRLRAGASRAVAILGANTRFGEPRMNAPREMPAVEHLLSDDPAHVYSEDELDAIEAIDAELALRLDRAQTFARHQATEVPVDDPIDEAAVRQAVEEARRILMQDGGDIEYIGLEGRTVQVRLKGACVGCPRSALDLRNVVERLVRSRAPGVERVANTF
- a CDS encoding alpha-D-glucose phosphate-specific phosphoglucomutase is translated as MEISVVSTHPYHDQKPGTSGLRKQVAHFRKAHYLENFVQCIFDSQPGLRGAELILGGDGRFFNREAIQIILRIALANEIRKVTVGRAGILSTPAVSHLIRKRGAAGGIVLSASHNPGGPGGDFGIKFNVANGGPAPESVTNAIYAASREIQHYRIAQSPHVDIDHVGHTQLGEMEIEIVDPVADYADLMESLFDFDAMRALLQSGRFQMRFDAMHAVTGPYAREILEERLGAPQGTVMRPEPLADFGGRHPDPNLTHARELAELMFGREAPDFGAASDGDGDRNMILGRGFFVSPSDSLAVLAANARLVPAYRDGLRGVARSMPTSQAVDAVAQSLGIPCYETPTGWKFFGNLLDDGRITLCGEESFGTSSDHVREKDGLWAVLFWLNLIAARGESVSEIVRDHWRRFGRHYYSRHDYEEIDSDRAEALMERVRSALPELPGQEFGALRIRAADDFGYTDPVDGSISTGQGLRFLFEDDARLVYRLSGTGTHGATLRVYLERHETRPEQLDQDSQYALAPLIELAEQIADITGCTGKDRPDVVT
- a CDS encoding DUF1249 domain-containing protein; the encoded protein is MFPGYATAVQLHPGAGDFAALMELYENNYLRLRRLCPDLGGIEDGQVSVVEGASDLHLAILERTPYTTLLRLTYEFGSGGRISRQPDLRIRMFHDARQAEVVGRYCRRRGEGEVRLDAAAGIPGLACRWRHNRFLFKWLGFCLAQGHRFGSSEATTVATGALDSLS
- the fdxA gene encoding ferredoxin FdxA, which gives rise to MTYVVLENCIKCKYTDCVEVCPVDCFHEGPNFLVIDPDECIDCTLCEPECPAEAIVPEDDVPEGQEEFIELNAELARTWPVITTRKDPPPDAEEWDGKPDKLKYLER
- the mutS gene encoding DNA mismatch repair protein MutS; this translates as MTDPDPLTAHTPMMQQYLRIKAEYPDTLLLYRMGDFYELFYEDAQRASELLDITLTRRGESAGRPIPMAGIPVHTLESYLARLMKKGLAVAICEQTGEPGAGKGPMQREVVRIVTPGTLAEEALLDARELNLIVAVSPHPAEGCFGPAGVAILEFASGHFSVLEVADEAALQAELARLSPVECLVPEGFADRVPGSQTLPEWHFDPVSATRVLTAHFRTRDLAGFGCDDLPLALAAAGALLAYVQTRYRGELGHITGLSRESRAATVEMDPATRQNLELTRTLSGQRTGSLLALLDCTRTAMGARLLGRWLGQPLRERARIRERHAVVRELIDGGGYRDLRQLLAGVADCERIVSRIALSTARPRDLVALLVSLERLPALHQTLPGDLPPSVLNGIRERLQPRAALAELLRRALEEQPPLRVSDGGVIRPGFDPELDRLRGMQADADRFLRAIEAREREATGLAQMKVAYNRVHGYYIEVPRSLSERVPARFMRRQTLKNAERYTTEELKQFEDEILSARDRALSLERELYERLLEDLQREIDSLRAVADALAELDAFCALAENAVRRDWVCPEISDEPGIVIEAGRHPVVESARQDPFVPNDLRLDPESRRLLVITGPNMGGKSTYMRQAALIVILACIGSFVPARAARIGPVDRIFTRIGASDDLTSGRSTFMVEMTEAANILNNAGPESLVLMDEIGRGTSTFDGLALALACAERLARQNRSMTLFATHYFELTTLAERERGVANVHTDAIEHRDTVVFLHQVQEGPANQSYGLQVAALAGVPASVLKRARQHLAELESRALAAADPTQLALFAPSPAIAEPGPADAVVEALEALDPDRLTPREALDALYRLRELLT